The following proteins come from a genomic window of Larimichthys crocea isolate SSNF chromosome III, L_crocea_2.0, whole genome shotgun sequence:
- the fbln7 gene encoding fibulin-7 isoform X3, protein MDKHQVVGVLRQMEKFLKGQEMRFTEGLRIMKSKLATLQNSVSKLPQADQSAAPTTCPSLEAPSHGTKFGSKYFVGHEVHFTCSQGYNLVGSAMRVCQDNGTWTGISAICKDISECASNPCQNGGTCVEGVNQYKCTCPQNWSGSHCQHQTQTAPPEWSVMNDPAFSRRPRCAQVNRAQHCSCDAGFHMSGTSDNSICQDVNECEVYRLDQGGKLCIHECVNVPGSYHCSCPSGYKLLPDGRSCEDVDECLSQQHNCSRGTTCINTGGGFQCVSPECPRSHGNISYVKTSPFQCERNPCPMDSRSCHLAPKTVSFHYLSLPSNPKTPATLFRMATAAAPGRTGPDSLRFGIVGGNSRGIFVMQRSDRQTGELILVQSLRGPQEISVDVDMSEYSDRTFQAKHVARVNVLVSPYNF, encoded by the exons ATGGATAAGCACCAGGTGGTTGGGGTGCTTCGTCAAATGGAGAAGTTTCTGAAAGGCCAGGAGATGCGTTTTACAGAGGGCCTCAGGATCATGAAGTCAAAGCTGGCAACCCTTCAGAACTCCGTCTCCAAGTTGCCTCAAGCAGACCAGTCAGCTG CTCCCACCACCTGCCCCTCTCTGGAAGCTCCCTCTCACGGAACCAAGTTTGGATCAAAGTATTTTGTTGGACACGAGGTCCATTTTACTTGTTCCCAGGGCTACAACCTTGTCGGTTCTGCCATGCGTGTGTGTCAGGATAATGGCACTTGGACTGGCATCAGTGCCATATGTAAAG ATATAAGTGAGTGTGCAAGTAATCCCTGCCAAAATGGAGGTACCTGTGTGGAAGGTGTTAACCAGTACAAATGCACCTGCCCCCAGAACTGGAGTGGATCTCACTGCCAGCACCAAACCCAAACAG CACCACCTGAGTGGAGTGTTATGAATGATCCAGCATTCAGCCGGAGACCTCGCTGTGCACAAGTGAACCGAGCCCAACACTGCAGCTGCGATGCAGGCTTTCACATGAGTGGCACCTCTGACAACAGTATCTGTCAGG ATGTAAACGAGTGTGAAGTGTATCGGTTGGACCAAGGAGGGAAGCTGTGTATccatgagtgtgtgaatgtccCAGGCTCGTACCACTGCTCTTGCCCAAGCGGCTACAAGTTGCTCCCAGATGGGCGGAGCTGTGAGG ATGTGGACGAGTGTTTAAGCCAGCAGCACAACTGTAGCCGCGGGACAACTTGTATCAACACGGGGGGAGGCTTTCAGTGTGTCAGCCCAGAGTGTCCTCGCTCTCATGGCAACATCAGCTACGTCAAGACATCTCCCTT TCAGTGCGAGAGAAACCCCTGCCCCATGGACAGCCGTTCCTGCCACCTGGCCCCGAAGACCGTGTCCTTCCACTACCTGTCTCTGCCCTCCAACCCGAAGACTCCCGCCACACTCTTCCGCATGGCGACCGCCGCTGCTCCAGGGCGCACCGGGCCGGACAGCCTGCGCTTCGGCATAGTGGGCGGAAACTCCCGAGGCATCTTTGTTATGCAgcgttcagacagacagaccggcGAGCTGATCTTGGTTCAGTCGCTGCGTGGGCCACAGGAGATCAGCGTCGATGTGGACATGTCCGAGTACAGCGACCGCACCTTTCAGGCCAAGCACGTGGCCAGGGTCAACGTCCTGGTTTCACCATATAACTTCTGA
- the fbln7 gene encoding fibulin-7 isoform X1, with product MKRHGRLRISSMSECNEVHWKSRQQIKFKVKEIVTCMDKHQVVGVLRQMEKFLKGQEMRFTEGLRIMKSKLATLQNSVSKLPQADQSAAPTTCPSLEAPSHGTKFGSKYFVGHEVHFTCSQGYNLVGSAMRVCQDNGTWTGISAICKDISECASNPCQNGGTCVEGVNQYKCTCPQNWSGSHCQHQTQTAPPEWSVMNDPAFSRRPRCAQVNRAQHCSCDAGFHMSGTSDNSICQDVNECEVYRLDQGGKLCIHECVNVPGSYHCSCPSGYKLLPDGRSCEDVDECLSQQHNCSRGTTCINTGGGFQCVSPECPRSHGNISYVKTSPFQCERNPCPMDSRSCHLAPKTVSFHYLSLPSNPKTPATLFRMATAAAPGRTGPDSLRFGIVGGNSRGIFVMQRSDRQTGELILVQSLRGPQEISVDVDMSEYSDRTFQAKHVARVNVLVSPYNF from the exons ATGAAGCGACATGGTAGACTTAGGATATCGTCCATGAGTGAATGCAACGAGGTCCACTggaaaagtagacagcaaataaagtttaaagttaaagaaatTGTG ACATGCATGGATAAGCACCAGGTGGTTGGGGTGCTTCGTCAAATGGAGAAGTTTCTGAAAGGCCAGGAGATGCGTTTTACAGAGGGCCTCAGGATCATGAAGTCAAAGCTGGCAACCCTTCAGAACTCCGTCTCCAAGTTGCCTCAAGCAGACCAGTCAGCTG CTCCCACCACCTGCCCCTCTCTGGAAGCTCCCTCTCACGGAACCAAGTTTGGATCAAAGTATTTTGTTGGACACGAGGTCCATTTTACTTGTTCCCAGGGCTACAACCTTGTCGGTTCTGCCATGCGTGTGTGTCAGGATAATGGCACTTGGACTGGCATCAGTGCCATATGTAAAG ATATAAGTGAGTGTGCAAGTAATCCCTGCCAAAATGGAGGTACCTGTGTGGAAGGTGTTAACCAGTACAAATGCACCTGCCCCCAGAACTGGAGTGGATCTCACTGCCAGCACCAAACCCAAACAG CACCACCTGAGTGGAGTGTTATGAATGATCCAGCATTCAGCCGGAGACCTCGCTGTGCACAAGTGAACCGAGCCCAACACTGCAGCTGCGATGCAGGCTTTCACATGAGTGGCACCTCTGACAACAGTATCTGTCAGG ATGTAAACGAGTGTGAAGTGTATCGGTTGGACCAAGGAGGGAAGCTGTGTATccatgagtgtgtgaatgtccCAGGCTCGTACCACTGCTCTTGCCCAAGCGGCTACAAGTTGCTCCCAGATGGGCGGAGCTGTGAGG ATGTGGACGAGTGTTTAAGCCAGCAGCACAACTGTAGCCGCGGGACAACTTGTATCAACACGGGGGGAGGCTTTCAGTGTGTCAGCCCAGAGTGTCCTCGCTCTCATGGCAACATCAGCTACGTCAAGACATCTCCCTT TCAGTGCGAGAGAAACCCCTGCCCCATGGACAGCCGTTCCTGCCACCTGGCCCCGAAGACCGTGTCCTTCCACTACCTGTCTCTGCCCTCCAACCCGAAGACTCCCGCCACACTCTTCCGCATGGCGACCGCCGCTGCTCCAGGGCGCACCGGGCCGGACAGCCTGCGCTTCGGCATAGTGGGCGGAAACTCCCGAGGCATCTTTGTTATGCAgcgttcagacagacagaccggcGAGCTGATCTTGGTTCAGTCGCTGCGTGGGCCACAGGAGATCAGCGTCGATGTGGACATGTCCGAGTACAGCGACCGCACCTTTCAGGCCAAGCACGTGGCCAGGGTCAACGTCCTGGTTTCACCATATAACTTCTGA
- the fbln7 gene encoding fibulin-7 isoform X2, protein MALSFRRRCLLLLCLTALQSGHAAVQTCMDKHQVVGVLRQMEKFLKGQEMRFTEGLRIMKSKLATLQNSVSKLPQADQSAAPTTCPSLEAPSHGTKFGSKYFVGHEVHFTCSQGYNLVGSAMRVCQDNGTWTGISAICKDISECASNPCQNGGTCVEGVNQYKCTCPQNWSGSHCQHQTQTAPPEWSVMNDPAFSRRPRCAQVNRAQHCSCDAGFHMSGTSDNSICQDVNECEVYRLDQGGKLCIHECVNVPGSYHCSCPSGYKLLPDGRSCEDVDECLSQQHNCSRGTTCINTGGGFQCVSPECPRSHGNISYVKTSPFQCERNPCPMDSRSCHLAPKTVSFHYLSLPSNPKTPATLFRMATAAAPGRTGPDSLRFGIVGGNSRGIFVMQRSDRQTGELILVQSLRGPQEISVDVDMSEYSDRTFQAKHVARVNVLVSPYNF, encoded by the exons ACATGCATGGATAAGCACCAGGTGGTTGGGGTGCTTCGTCAAATGGAGAAGTTTCTGAAAGGCCAGGAGATGCGTTTTACAGAGGGCCTCAGGATCATGAAGTCAAAGCTGGCAACCCTTCAGAACTCCGTCTCCAAGTTGCCTCAAGCAGACCAGTCAGCTG CTCCCACCACCTGCCCCTCTCTGGAAGCTCCCTCTCACGGAACCAAGTTTGGATCAAAGTATTTTGTTGGACACGAGGTCCATTTTACTTGTTCCCAGGGCTACAACCTTGTCGGTTCTGCCATGCGTGTGTGTCAGGATAATGGCACTTGGACTGGCATCAGTGCCATATGTAAAG ATATAAGTGAGTGTGCAAGTAATCCCTGCCAAAATGGAGGTACCTGTGTGGAAGGTGTTAACCAGTACAAATGCACCTGCCCCCAGAACTGGAGTGGATCTCACTGCCAGCACCAAACCCAAACAG CACCACCTGAGTGGAGTGTTATGAATGATCCAGCATTCAGCCGGAGACCTCGCTGTGCACAAGTGAACCGAGCCCAACACTGCAGCTGCGATGCAGGCTTTCACATGAGTGGCACCTCTGACAACAGTATCTGTCAGG ATGTAAACGAGTGTGAAGTGTATCGGTTGGACCAAGGAGGGAAGCTGTGTATccatgagtgtgtgaatgtccCAGGCTCGTACCACTGCTCTTGCCCAAGCGGCTACAAGTTGCTCCCAGATGGGCGGAGCTGTGAGG ATGTGGACGAGTGTTTAAGCCAGCAGCACAACTGTAGCCGCGGGACAACTTGTATCAACACGGGGGGAGGCTTTCAGTGTGTCAGCCCAGAGTGTCCTCGCTCTCATGGCAACATCAGCTACGTCAAGACATCTCCCTT TCAGTGCGAGAGAAACCCCTGCCCCATGGACAGCCGTTCCTGCCACCTGGCCCCGAAGACCGTGTCCTTCCACTACCTGTCTCTGCCCTCCAACCCGAAGACTCCCGCCACACTCTTCCGCATGGCGACCGCCGCTGCTCCAGGGCGCACCGGGCCGGACAGCCTGCGCTTCGGCATAGTGGGCGGAAACTCCCGAGGCATCTTTGTTATGCAgcgttcagacagacagaccggcGAGCTGATCTTGGTTCAGTCGCTGCGTGGGCCACAGGAGATCAGCGTCGATGTGGACATGTCCGAGTACAGCGACCGCACCTTTCAGGCCAAGCACGTGGCCAGGGTCAACGTCCTGGTTTCACCATATAACTTCTGA